TGAGAAACCCAGTTTACGGACAAAACTTACTTTTCAGATTGGTATGTTTCATTTAGGTGGCGAAACCATTGTAATGGATATGCGATTGGGAGAACGAGAATCAGTTCCTGATGTTGCTAAAAATTTAGAGCGTTGGGTAGATTTAATTGTAGCGAGAACTTTTAGCCATGACGATTTAGTATGTCTTGCTCAAAATGCACATATTCCGGTAATAAATGCTTTAAGCGATTTATTACATCCCTGTCAAATTATGGCAGATATTATGACCTTACAGGAGCATTTTAAGGAAAGGATAAAAGATTTATTGGTCGTATTTGTGGGTGATGGGAATAATGTGTTCCATTCCTGGGCAGAATCTTTAATTCATTTCCCGATACAACTTCGACTGGTTTGTCCGGAAGGTTATTCGGGGGATGCCCATCTTTTAAGCAAAATAAAAGAGAAAGTAGGTAACCGTTTAATTATTACACATAGTATTTATGAAGGTGTCAAAGATGCTGATGTTATCTATA
The nucleotide sequence above comes from Candidatus Hydrogenedens sp.. Encoded proteins:
- the argF gene encoding ornithine carbamoyltransferase is translated as MVKDFLSFLDFSTEEIHKILNLAHELKILQKKGLPHRWLRSKTQAMIFEKPSLRTKLTFQIGMFHLGGETIVMDMRLGERESVPDVAKNLERWVDLIVARTFSHDDLVCLAQNAHIPVINALSDLLHPCQIMADIMTLQEHFKERIKDLLVVFVGDGNNVFHSWAESLIHFPIQLRLVCPEGYSGDAHLLSKIKEKVGNRLIITHSIYEGVKDADVIYTDVWASMGQESEQEKRSKIFAPYQVNEKLMSLAKPGAKFMHCLPAHRGMEVTSEVIDSPQSLVYDQAENRLHVQKAIMVTLLGYNPH